Proteins co-encoded in one Sulfurimonas sp. HSL1-2 genomic window:
- a CDS encoding ABC transporter permease: MLGAMIKKELTQLRRDPRLIALIVVMPVIFLVLFGLALKLEPKNVAMAYVDNDRSFFSNLIKTGLWSDGYFKLYPVTDKAAIIEEIRSGRAEAGLFIDGKFSADLSENRQPHITFYVDGTMPSLTTAMKYNSSAATDEGVTNDMYFLDENAPPTVIAPEPFIMDTVVLFNPDEKETWFFLPGIIGVLIMQIALILTGITVVREREKQTLEQLLATPISKSAFVFGKIIPYVIIALIDFYLILGLGWLLFDLPKATSHLYLALLAVIYVAVMIALGVLISLVSQTQQQAMFLAIFIIIPSVMLSGLIFPLEAVPDYIRPLCYAIPFTYFVEIIRGLLIKHTLIADLWPSFAALGGFAVLFIGLSILKFRRALL; encoded by the coding sequence ATGCTCGGGGCGATGATCAAAAAAGAGCTGACCCAGCTGCGACGCGACCCGAGGCTGATCGCCCTCATTGTCGTCATGCCCGTCATCTTCTTAGTGCTTTTCGGCCTCGCCCTCAAACTCGAACCCAAAAACGTGGCGATGGCGTACGTCGACAACGACCGCTCCTTTTTCAGCAACCTCATCAAAACGGGGCTCTGGAGCGACGGCTATTTCAAGCTCTATCCGGTAACTGACAAGGCGGCGATCATCGAGGAGATCCGTTCGGGCCGGGCCGAGGCGGGTCTCTTTATCGACGGCAAATTCTCCGCCGACCTCAGCGAGAACCGCCAGCCCCACATCACCTTCTACGTCGACGGCACGATGCCCTCTTTGACGACGGCGATGAAGTACAACTCCTCCGCCGCCACCGACGAAGGGGTGACGAACGACATGTATTTCCTCGACGAAAACGCCCCTCCGACCGTTATCGCGCCGGAACCCTTCATTATGGATACCGTCGTCCTCTTCAATCCCGATGAAAAAGAGACCTGGTTCTTCCTGCCGGGCATCATCGGGGTGCTCATTATGCAGATCGCGCTTATTCTCACGGGGATCACCGTCGTGCGCGAGCGGGAGAAACAGACCCTGGAGCAGCTCCTCGCCACCCCCATCAGTAAAAGCGCCTTCGTCTTCGGCAAGATCATTCCCTACGTCATCATCGCCCTGATCGACTTCTACCTTATCCTGGGGCTGGGGTGGCTGCTCTTCGACCTCCCCAAAGCGACCTCGCACCTCTACCTTGCCCTGCTCGCCGTCATCTATGTCGCCGTGATGATCGCGCTGGGGGTACTGATCTCGCTCGTGTCGCAGACCCAGCAGCAGGCGATGTTCCTTGCAATCTTCATCATTATCCCTTCGGTGATGCTCAGCGGCCTCATCTTCCCGCTCGAAGCCGTCCCCGACTACATCCGGCCGCTCTGCTACGCCATCCCGTTTACCTACTTCGTCGAGATCATCCGCGGGTTGTTGATCAAACACACCCTCATCGCCGACCTCTGGCCCTCTTTTGCGGCGCTGGGCGGATTCGCCGTCCTCTTTATCGGGCTGAGCATCCTCAAATTCAGACGCGCCCTGCTGTAA
- a CDS encoding ABC transporter ATP-binding protein, protein MIEAEHLYKRFNSTTAVEDVGFRIPKGEIFGLLGPNAAGKTTTMRMLCGLIAPDEGTVRIDGKPVQKAKRCFGYVAQSFGQYEELSVIENLRFYASMYGVHDAERLDALLKRYALSTYRNKRAGTLSGGMKRRLALACALAHDPDVLFLDEPTAGIDPVTRKQLWDDFYTLAAAGKTLFVTTHYMEEAQRCRRIAILEHGRMIAEGAPSAIKSELGEVRVFAVRVDYDPALAAAAEKHPGIRLVNQFGSELRLMAMPETGREAIDALLAPFAPDAAVYETEPNLEDVFMALTQERR, encoded by the coding sequence GTGATCGAGGCCGAACATCTGTACAAACGTTTCAACAGCACGACGGCCGTTGAGGATGTCGGGTTCCGAATCCCCAAGGGGGAGATTTTCGGGCTGCTCGGCCCCAACGCCGCGGGCAAAACGACGACGATGCGGATGCTCTGCGGCCTGATCGCCCCCGACGAGGGCACTGTGCGCATCGACGGGAAGCCCGTGCAAAAGGCCAAGCGCTGCTTCGGCTACGTCGCGCAGTCGTTCGGGCAGTACGAAGAGCTCAGCGTCATCGAGAACCTCCGTTTTTACGCCAGCATGTACGGTGTGCATGACGCGGAACGGCTCGATGCGCTGCTCAAACGCTACGCTTTGAGCACGTACCGGAACAAACGCGCCGGGACCCTCTCGGGCGGGATGAAACGGCGCCTTGCCCTCGCCTGCGCCCTCGCCCACGATCCCGATGTCCTCTTCCTCGACGAGCCCACGGCCGGTATCGACCCCGTCACCCGCAAACAGCTCTGGGACGACTTCTACACGCTGGCGGCCGCGGGAAAGACCCTCTTTGTCACGACCCACTATATGGAAGAGGCGCAGCGCTGCCGCCGCATCGCCATCCTTGAGCACGGTCGGATGATCGCCGAAGGGGCACCCTCTGCCATCAAGTCCGAACTGGGGGAGGTCCGCGTCTTCGCCGTGCGCGTCGACTACGATCCCGCCCTTGCCGCCGCCGCCGAAAAGCATCCGGGGATCCGTCTCGTCAACCAGTTCGGCAGCGAACTGCGCCTCATGGCAATGCCGGAAACGGGCCGCGAGGCCATCGATGCGCTGCTCGCGCCGTTCGCGCCGGATGCCGCCGTCTATGAAACCGAACCCAATCTCGAAGATGTCTTTATGGCTCTGACCCAGGAGCGACGCTGA
- a CDS encoding TetR/AcrR family transcriptional regulator — protein MIKAKLQDVKRSLILEAAAESFESAGYEALKISDLAKSVGVSVGTIYGLFDSKEGLYMAYVKAQIGGYIEELRARCVEVTEPEAQLEAAFWLKFSHFASKRKAVEECAKNNPLFFSNIRHSEPEILEQVYKVIAGIVRRINPNLDEEEALAMSYHIAGLSDGYINYWLVHDGDLLSKVPALQAQMLTMIKGC, from the coding sequence ATGATCAAAGCGAAACTGCAGGATGTCAAGCGCTCCCTGATCCTCGAGGCGGCGGCGGAATCCTTCGAGTCGGCGGGGTACGAAGCGCTCAAGATCTCCGATCTGGCCAAGAGCGTCGGGGTCTCCGTGGGGACGATCTACGGGCTGTTCGACTCCAAAGAGGGGCTCTATATGGCTTATGTGAAAGCGCAGATCGGCGGCTATATCGAGGAACTCCGGGCACGCTGCGTAGAGGTGACGGAGCCTGAAGCGCAGCTCGAAGCGGCATTTTGGCTCAAGTTCAGCCATTTCGCCTCCAAACGCAAGGCCGTCGAGGAGTGCGCGAAAAACAACCCGCTCTTTTTCAGCAATATCCGTCACAGCGAACCGGAGATCCTGGAGCAGGTGTACAAGGTGATCGCCGGGATCGTCCGGCGGATCAATCCTAACCTGGATGAGGAAGAGGCCCTGGCGATGTCCTATCACATTGCCGGTCTCAGCGACGGGTACATAAACTACTGGCTGGTCCACGACGGCGACCTGCTCTCGAAGGTGCCGGCACTGCAGGCCCAGATGTTGACCATGATCAAAGGATGCTAA
- a CDS encoding TolC family protein, which produces MRQIFSLLFAGTALFGFDLPTLITQAQQNEQVQAYAKRAEAAAHAHDAVVASYLPRIDVGASASYIDERGSIDVPETYKAYAEANFVILDGFKRKNLLDEKNMLTEAGRFDLEGFKKAVSLQVIQRYAELQNVASDIDALQKNREQLAEQLERFKLFKSAGIATEEDVERLNAAVADADYQITARLFESDRLRSQLELLSGATLEGELVPGAVVLPEAPEAKRLDSLEAMAYRVRALGYEAEQADSVYYPTIALNDTYTWYDYENFNPSFPVNFVDKQNRLTLQLTMNLIDFGAARQQKQVIRLQQEARALELRYAEKSAEADRALALKAIQRAESLLDAAKKSETASDRTFAVVKKKYEARVVDYIRYLDALSKATESRAQYNRALSGLNSANATYIYNLGMDPKEYVK; this is translated from the coding sequence ATGCGACAGATTTTCTCTTTACTTTTCGCGGGGACGGCCCTGTTCGGCTTCGATCTGCCGACGCTGATCACCCAGGCGCAGCAGAATGAGCAGGTGCAGGCCTACGCCAAGCGCGCAGAGGCGGCGGCGCACGCACACGACGCGGTGGTCGCGTCGTACCTGCCGCGCATCGACGTGGGGGCGAGCGCCTCGTATATCGACGAACGGGGCAGCATCGATGTCCCCGAAACCTACAAGGCCTATGCCGAGGCGAACTTCGTCATCCTCGACGGCTTCAAGCGCAAGAACCTCCTTGATGAGAAGAACATGCTCACCGAGGCGGGGCGGTTCGACCTCGAAGGGTTCAAAAAGGCGGTTTCGCTGCAGGTGATCCAGCGCTATGCCGAACTGCAGAACGTCGCATCCGACATTGACGCCCTGCAGAAGAACCGCGAGCAGCTCGCCGAGCAGCTGGAACGGTTCAAACTCTTCAAAAGCGCGGGCATTGCGACGGAGGAGGACGTTGAGCGTCTGAACGCCGCCGTGGCCGATGCGGATTACCAGATCACGGCGCGGCTATTCGAGAGCGACCGCCTGCGCAGCCAGCTGGAACTGCTCAGCGGCGCGACGCTGGAGGGGGAACTGGTGCCGGGGGCGGTTGTCCTGCCCGAAGCACCCGAAGCGAAACGGCTCGACAGCCTCGAAGCGATGGCCTACCGGGTCCGTGCCCTGGGCTATGAGGCCGAACAGGCCGACAGCGTCTACTACCCGACCATCGCCCTTAATGACACCTATACCTGGTACGACTACGAGAATTTCAACCCGAGCTTCCCGGTCAATTTCGTCGACAAGCAGAACCGCCTGACCCTGCAGCTCACCATGAACCTGATCGACTTCGGCGCCGCGCGGCAGCAGAAGCAGGTGATCCGGCTCCAGCAGGAGGCGCGCGCACTCGAGCTGCGCTACGCCGAGAAGTCGGCGGAAGCGGACCGGGCCCTGGCGCTCAAGGCGATCCAGCGTGCCGAAAGCCTGCTCGACGCGGCGAAAAAGTCGGAAACGGCCTCGGACCGTACCTTTGCCGTCGTCAAGAAGAAGTACGAGGCGCGGGTCGTCGACTATATCCGCTACCTCGACGCGCTGAGCAAGGCCACGGAATCGAGAGCGCAGTACAACCGCGCACTGAGCGGGCTGAACAGCGCCAATGCAACCTATATCTATAACCTGGGGATGGACCCGAAGGAGTATGTCAAATGA
- a CDS encoding efflux RND transporter periplasmic adaptor subunit yields the protein MKKILVTAVLFLTALHAESIYATFDVEAEKAAELSLTSSGTIEGINIDVGSRVKKGDILLWLDNDDMKEAVELAKAQLELARVDAKFAQRNFERYEKVKNVIDAGEYDRYASAYETAKSRLHEAEVNVRYKQALLEKTILRAPFDGVVSDKPVEVGDVVSGAMIKVLLRLQSAKANTLKLKVDQKYWTKLKAGQTFRYRVDGETAPREGKVSIVYPTANNANRKIIVEVPAKGIVPGLFGEGEIEAD from the coding sequence ATGAAAAAGATCTTAGTGACGGCCGTCCTCTTTTTGACGGCACTGCATGCCGAAAGCATCTATGCGACGTTCGATGTCGAAGCGGAAAAGGCCGCCGAGCTCTCCCTGACCTCCAGCGGTACCATCGAAGGGATCAATATCGACGTCGGTTCCCGGGTCAAAAAGGGCGACATCCTGCTCTGGCTCGATAACGACGATATGAAAGAGGCCGTGGAGCTGGCCAAAGCACAGCTGGAGCTGGCCCGTGTCGACGCCAAGTTCGCCCAGCGCAATTTCGAACGCTACGAGAAGGTCAAGAACGTCATCGATGCCGGCGAATACGACCGCTACGCGTCGGCGTACGAGACGGCAAAAAGCCGACTGCACGAAGCGGAAGTCAACGTGCGCTACAAGCAGGCCCTGCTGGAGAAGACGATCCTGCGGGCCCCTTTTGACGGTGTCGTCTCGGACAAGCCCGTCGAGGTGGGGGACGTCGTCAGCGGCGCCATGATCAAGGTGCTGCTGCGGCTGCAGAGCGCGAAGGCGAACACCCTCAAGCTCAAAGTCGACCAGAAGTACTGGACGAAACTGAAAGCGGGCCAGACCTTCCGCTATCGTGTCGACGGCGAAACGGCGCCGCGCGAAGGGAAGGTGAGCATCGTCTACCCGACGGCCAACAACGCCAACCGCAAGATCATCGTCGAGGTCCCCGCCAAGGGGATCGTCCCGGGGCTCTTCGGCGAGGGTGAGATCGAGGCCGACTGA
- a CDS encoding efflux RND transporter permease subunit: MYKFAINRPITTLMYVLTLVVFGLMSFKAMPAALFPNVDFPIVTVKTVYPGAEPTSVESQITDKIEEAVSGINGIDTITSTSSDGVSVVMVKFLLERSIDEAANDVRDKVSAVKLPVQAEKPLVSKLDIGAAPVINVFLAAKEATPTELMLFADEKAKPAIQRLSGVGAINIIGYRDREIRIYPDPYALNKYGITVKELNDIISKENVKIGGGKLEKGPSELIIKTEADAVNIEDLLAIKIKDELRLADLARVEDGLADAKSFSSYDGKAGVMLEVQKISGTNTLDVIKLVKDAVPGLQKLAGDKIEVKTLNDTSPFIIHSLEDVEFDLVYGALLAALIIFVFLRNVTITLVAFLAIPTSIIGTFALMDYMGFDLNKLTLIGLTLAIGILIDDAIVVIENIYKKMEAGMGKFDAAVEGTKEMAFAILAISSMLLAVFIPVSMMSGIVGKFFNSFAMTVAFAIVISYTIAMTFIPSLSARVLHKGESRFYDKTEFIFVWLDRAYAATLRFALRFKVLNMVAVLVIFIGSLSLFPKIGMDFVPKEDKAEFEVKIEAKPGISLEEMLVKSRKVEALVNSVDQVEYTTLGIGYNSAQEINKALLYVKLTDKTTRSENQEEIIQALRGKLKGFDPDLFITAAAIPNIKGAGVSVPYQIVLKGDSFESLTKASDALTTYLAQKQGFVDIDTNLEAGKPELQISILRENANRLGVRAEDIAKALSTAFSSDLPISQYEENGKLYDITLRFDDAHREDVEQIKKMELRTPAGDLVSLDGLVTFENGSAMAAVNRFDRERQVTVFADLFGLDLGGAVGYTMAKIDELMPEGVNYRFTGFAEEMAKTGKAFVTAIGLTIIMIYIILAILYESLIQPIIIMMALPLSITGVLIALFLSGQQFSLFVMIGFFLLMGMVGKNAVLLVDFANAAVAKGREVNEALLEAGEKRLRPILMTTFAMVFAMLPLAFGSGFGSETKSPMAIAVIGGLISSMILTLVVVPIIYRLLYPLDRWLRSHYERRIGEA, from the coding sequence ATGTACAAATTCGCCATTAACCGACCCATCACGACGCTGATGTACGTGCTGACGCTCGTCGTCTTCGGACTGATGAGCTTCAAAGCCATGCCCGCGGCGCTCTTCCCCAACGTCGACTTCCCGATCGTGACCGTCAAAACGGTGTACCCGGGGGCGGAGCCGACCAGCGTCGAATCCCAGATCACCGACAAGATCGAAGAAGCAGTCTCGGGGATCAACGGCATCGACACGATCACCTCCACCAGCAGCGACGGCGTCAGCGTCGTCATGGTCAAGTTCCTGCTCGAGCGCAGCATTGACGAGGCGGCGAACGACGTGCGCGACAAAGTCTCCGCCGTCAAGCTGCCGGTCCAGGCGGAGAAACCGCTGGTGAGCAAGCTCGATATCGGCGCGGCACCGGTCATCAACGTCTTCCTGGCGGCGAAGGAGGCGACGCCGACGGAGCTGATGCTCTTTGCCGACGAGAAGGCCAAACCGGCGATCCAGCGTCTCAGCGGGGTCGGGGCCATCAACATCATCGGCTACCGTGACCGCGAGATCCGCATCTATCCCGACCCCTATGCCCTGAACAAGTACGGCATCACCGTCAAAGAGCTCAACGACATCATCTCCAAGGAGAACGTCAAGATCGGCGGCGGGAAACTGGAGAAGGGGCCCAGCGAGCTGATCATCAAGACCGAGGCCGACGCGGTGAACATCGAGGATCTCCTTGCGATCAAGATCAAAGACGAACTCCGCCTGGCCGATCTCGCCCGGGTCGAGGACGGCCTGGCGGATGCGAAGAGCTTCTCCTCCTATGACGGCAAGGCCGGCGTCATGCTGGAGGTACAGAAGATCTCGGGCACCAATACCCTCGACGTGATCAAACTGGTCAAGGATGCCGTGCCGGGGCTGCAGAAGCTTGCGGGCGACAAGATCGAGGTGAAAACGCTCAACGACACCTCGCCCTTTATCATCCACTCCCTCGAAGACGTCGAGTTCGACCTGGTGTACGGGGCGCTGCTGGCGGCGCTGATCATCTTTGTCTTCCTGCGCAACGTCACGATCACCCTCGTCGCCTTCCTGGCGATCCCGACCTCCATTATCGGCACCTTTGCCCTGATGGACTATATGGGCTTCGACCTGAACAAGCTGACGCTGATCGGGCTGACGCTGGCGATCGGTATCCTCATCGACGACGCCATCGTCGTTATCGAGAACATCTATAAAAAGATGGAAGCGGGGATGGGCAAGTTCGATGCGGCCGTCGAGGGGACCAAGGAGATGGCTTTCGCCATCCTTGCGATCTCCTCGATGCTGCTGGCGGTCTTTATCCCCGTCTCCATGATGAGCGGGATCGTCGGGAAGTTCTTCAACTCCTTCGCGATGACCGTCGCCTTTGCCATCGTCATCTCCTACACGATCGCGATGACCTTTATCCCCTCGCTCAGCGCCCGGGTGCTGCACAAGGGGGAGAGCCGCTTCTATGACAAGACGGAGTTTATTTTCGTCTGGCTCGACCGCGCCTACGCGGCGACCCTGCGCTTCGCCCTGCGGTTCAAGGTGCTGAACATGGTTGCCGTCCTCGTCATCTTTATCGGCTCCCTCTCGCTCTTCCCGAAGATCGGGATGGACTTTGTCCCCAAGGAGGACAAGGCGGAGTTCGAGGTGAAGATCGAGGCGAAGCCGGGGATCTCCCTGGAGGAGATGCTTGTCAAATCCCGCAAGGTCGAAGCGCTGGTCAACAGCGTCGACCAGGTGGAGTACACGACGCTGGGCATCGGCTATAACAGTGCCCAGGAGATCAACAAGGCGCTGCTCTACGTCAAGCTGACGGACAAAACGACACGGAGCGAGAACCAGGAGGAGATCATCCAGGCGCTGCGCGGCAAGCTCAAAGGGTTCGATCCGGATCTCTTCATCACCGCGGCGGCCATCCCGAACATCAAGGGCGCCGGGGTCTCCGTACCGTACCAGATCGTCCTCAAGGGCGACAGTTTCGAATCCCTTACCAAGGCCTCGGACGCGCTCACGACCTACCTGGCGCAGAAGCAGGGCTTCGTCGACATCGATACGAACCTCGAGGCGGGCAAGCCGGAGCTTCAGATCTCCATTCTGCGCGAAAACGCCAACCGCCTCGGCGTCCGCGCCGAGGATATCGCCAAGGCCCTCTCTACGGCCTTCTCCAGCGACCTGCCGATCTCCCAGTATGAGGAGAACGGCAAGCTCTATGACATTACCCTGCGGTTTGATGACGCCCACCGCGAGGACGTGGAGCAGATCAAGAAGATGGAGCTGCGGACCCCGGCGGGCGACCTCGTCTCCCTCGACGGGCTCGTGACCTTTGAGAACGGCAGCGCGATGGCGGCGGTCAACCGCTTCGACCGCGAACGCCAGGTGACGGTCTTCGCCGACCTCTTCGGCCTCGACCTCGGCGGGGCCGTCGGCTACACGATGGCCAAGATCGACGAGCTGATGCCCGAGGGCGTCAACTACCGCTTCACCGGCTTCGCCGAAGAGATGGCCAAGACGGGAAAAGCGTTTGTCACGGCGATCGGCCTGACCATCATCATGATCTATATCATCCTGGCGATCCTTTATGAGTCGCTGATCCAGCCCATTATCATCATGATGGCGCTGCCGCTCTCCATTACGGGGGTGCTGATCGCCCTCTTCCTGAGCGGGCAGCAGTTCAGCCTCTTCGTTATGATCGGCTTCTTCCTGCTGATGGGGATGGTCGGCAAGAACGCCGTCCTGCTCGTCGACTTCGCGAACGCCGCCGTTGCGAAGGGGCGGGAGGTCAACGAGGCGCTGCTCGAGGCGGGCGAAAAGCGTCTGCGCCCGATCCTCATGACGACCTTCGCGATGGTTTTCGCGATGCTGCCGCTGGCGTTCGGCAGCGGTTTCGGGAGTGAGACGAAGTCGCCGATGGCGATCGCCGTCATCGGCGGGCTGATCAGTTCGATGATCCTCACCCTGGTCGTCGTGCCGATCATCTACCGCCTGCTCTACCCGCTGGACCGCTGGCTGCGTTCGCACTACGAACGCCGCATCGGGGAGGCGTAA
- a CDS encoding DUF4405 domain-containing protein, with protein sequence MKPLIKESATSLTALVFLVVGVSGVMLYFHVFDVQVKALHETLGLLFAAAALLHVYFNWKGMKRYFPKKLFMGYAAVITAVSIGFIASADSGPNPKVTLIERALNAPLALSFRLLETDREQAATLLGGRGIMIGSADSLAEIARTNSVSPYELVMIISAQKQ encoded by the coding sequence ATGAAACCATTGATCAAAGAGAGTGCGACTTCGCTAACGGCGCTGGTATTCCTTGTCGTCGGCGTCAGCGGCGTGATGCTCTACTTTCACGTCTTCGATGTCCAGGTCAAGGCGCTGCACGAGACGCTGGGGTTGCTCTTCGCCGCCGCGGCGCTTCTGCACGTCTACTTTAACTGGAAGGGGATGAAGCGGTACTTTCCCAAAAAGCTTTTCATGGGGTATGCCGCCGTGATTACCGCCGTCTCGATCGGGTTTATCGCCTCTGCCGACAGCGGCCCCAACCCGAAGGTGACCCTGATCGAGCGCGCCCTGAATGCACCGTTGGCCTTATCGTTCCGGCTGCTGGAGACGGACCGGGAGCAGGCCGCAACGCTGCTGGGCGGCCGGGGGATCATGATCGGCAGTGCGGATTCGCTCGCCGAGATCGCCCGGACCAACAGCGTCTCCCCCTACGAGCTGGTGATGATCATCAGCGCACAAAAGCAGTAA
- a CDS encoding TolC family protein yields MKDRTLPLHRLWPLPFLLGALLGAETLPLSEQKQELLKLKREQVKEQTGTGKTSWVAPLMLSLSYTRSRDAAGSEGGLASAGVSWDQDVFRSGGIYYTVEQADASGKANLLAVDLEEAAYLKQAYTLKAQVERDRLKLQQSELTLANRDIDLMITRAKYKVGSADISELNRVTIDRDSARSDVIVVRNSLRSEAFELQKLLGSRGVDTVALPEFPLVPRDVYLQSSIELLQYTAQRRADTAAWKVTRSAYLPTLSVNAGYGYNDYRGDSLDYHGDRYSYGAVLSMPLDINSRGTVEASRLQSLQTQTAQIDRKMELEQEYDMRAATIGDYEEKIGVAEEMIAMYDDLYTFTKSQVKAGYTSSYDLESLGNSVQIQKLEKQIQHYNIQIERIALYFDTRIYKEQ; encoded by the coding sequence GTGAAAGATCGCACGCTCCCTCTCCACCGGCTCTGGCCCCTGCCGTTTCTGCTCGGGGCACTCCTGGGCGCCGAGACGCTGCCGCTCTCGGAACAGAAACAGGAGCTGCTGAAGCTCAAACGCGAACAGGTCAAAGAGCAAACCGGGACCGGCAAGACAAGCTGGGTTGCTCCGCTGATGCTGTCGCTCTCCTATACGCGCTCCAGGGATGCCGCGGGCAGCGAGGGCGGACTGGCGAGCGCCGGGGTGTCGTGGGACCAGGATGTTTTCCGCAGCGGCGGGATCTACTATACCGTCGAACAGGCGGACGCCTCCGGCAAAGCGAACCTGCTGGCCGTCGACCTGGAGGAGGCCGCCTACCTCAAGCAGGCCTATACTCTCAAAGCGCAGGTCGAGCGGGACCGCCTGAAGCTGCAACAGAGCGAGTTGACGCTGGCCAACCGCGACATCGACCTGATGATCACCCGGGCGAAGTACAAGGTCGGCAGCGCGGACATCAGCGAACTCAACCGCGTGACCATCGACCGCGATAGTGCGCGCAGTGATGTGATCGTTGTCCGCAACTCCCTGCGCAGCGAAGCGTTCGAACTCCAGAAGCTGCTCGGGTCGCGCGGCGTCGACACGGTGGCGCTGCCGGAGTTCCCCCTTGTCCCCCGCGACGTCTACCTGCAAAGCAGCATTGAACTGCTGCAATACACGGCCCAGCGCCGTGCGGACACGGCGGCGTGGAAGGTGACGCGTTCGGCCTACCTGCCGACGCTTTCGGTCAATGCGGGGTACGGCTACAACGACTACCGCGGCGACAGTCTCGATTATCACGGCGACCGCTACAGCTACGGCGCCGTACTGAGCATGCCGCTCGATATCAACAGCAGAGGGACGGTCGAGGCGAGCCGCCTGCAATCGCTTCAGACGCAGACGGCGCAGATCGACCGCAAGATGGAGCTGGAGCAGGAGTACGATATGCGTGCGGCGACCATCGGGGATTATGAAGAGAAGATCGGCGTGGCCGAAGAGATGATCGCCATGTACGACGACCTCTACACCTTCACGAAGAGCCAGGTCAAGGCGGGGTATACCTCCTCCTACGACCTCGAGTCTCTGGGCAATTCGGTGCAGATCCAGAAGCTCGAAAAGCAGATCCAGCACTACAACATCCAGATCGAGCGGATCGCGCTCTACTTTGACACCCGGATATACAAGGAGCAGTAA
- a CDS encoding efflux RND transporter periplasmic adaptor subunit: MEAMEKVTAYRSPRWKWIILGLVVLTAAAVGGYFFLQPAENGQAYRFVTQSAERGELNITVSASGYLQPLESVDVGTEVSGTIEKVLVDYNDLVKKGQLMAQIDKTKYQSTVDKANAALMSAKATLENANAELYRSKATLKRDETLREETKGALPSQSDWDTDYANYLAAKAQVDNAKAQVEQAKHSLVSSQYDLERTAIYSPVDGTVLTREIDPGQTVAASYQTPTLFTIAKDLRKMELQVSVDEADIAKVKAGDTASFTVDAYPDTVFSGTIRMVRVNSEIEDGVVTYIAVLDVNNSDLKLRPGMSADADITVRTFRDALIVPRAALLYLPVATSKETKLFAFHDDDESAYDDKPHVWRLNGQTPEKLYVEVLGTNGTQSVIAGEVLTPGDSLIVAQEKQP, from the coding sequence ATGGAAGCGATGGAAAAGGTCACGGCGTACAGAAGCCCCCGCTGGAAATGGATTATTCTGGGCTTAGTCGTGCTGACCGCGGCGGCCGTCGGCGGCTACTTCTTCCTGCAACCGGCCGAGAACGGCCAGGCCTACCGTTTCGTGACCCAGAGCGCGGAGCGGGGGGAACTCAACATCACCGTTTCGGCGTCGGGGTACCTGCAGCCGCTGGAGAGCGTTGACGTCGGTACGGAGGTCTCGGGCACGATCGAGAAGGTGCTTGTCGATTACAACGACCTTGTGAAGAAGGGGCAATTGATGGCGCAGATCGACAAGACGAAGTACCAGAGCACCGTGGACAAGGCCAACGCGGCGCTGATGTCGGCCAAGGCGACGCTGGAGAACGCGAATGCGGAGCTCTACCGCAGCAAGGCGACGCTCAAGCGCGACGAAACGCTGCGCGAAGAGACGAAAGGGGCGTTGCCGTCGCAAAGCGACTGGGATACGGACTACGCAAACTACCTGGCAGCCAAGGCGCAGGTCGATAACGCCAAGGCGCAGGTGGAACAGGCGAAGCACAGCCTCGTCTCTTCGCAGTACGACCTGGAGCGCACGGCGATCTATTCGCCCGTAGACGGTACCGTGCTCACCCGGGAGATCGACCCCGGCCAGACGGTCGCGGCCTCCTACCAGACGCCGACGCTCTTCACGATCGCCAAAGACCTGCGCAAAATGGAGCTGCAGGTAAGCGTTGACGAGGCGGATATCGCCAAGGTAAAGGCGGGGGACACGGCATCGTTTACCGTCGACGCCTATCCCGACACCGTCTTTTCGGGCACGATTCGCATGGTGCGGGTCAATTCGGAAATCGAGGACGGGGTCGTCACCTACATCGCCGTACTGGACGTCAACAACAGCGACCTGAAGCTGCGCCCGGGGATGAGCGCCGACGCGGACATTACCGTCCGGACCTTCCGCGATGCGCTGATCGTCCCCCGCGCCGCGCTGCTTTACCTTCCCGTTGCAACGTCCAAGGAGACGAAACTCTTCGCGTTTCATGATGATGACGAGAGCGCCTACGATGACAAACCGCACGTCTGGCGGCTCAACGGCCAGACCCCGGAGAAACTCTACGTCGAGGTGCTCGGTACGAACGGCACCCAGAGTGTCATCGCCGGGGAGGTGCTCACACCGGGGGACAGTCTCATCGTCGCCCAGGAGAAACAGCCATGA